ATGAATCGCGTGAATCACAGCACCTGTTGGTGATGGAACCCATGCACAGCTCGCACCTGCTTGTGGATGCTCAGCTTTGGTATTGTACATATCAAGCAGCATATCTGGTTTTGGCCACATGCCTTTACCAATTTGCGCTTTACCACGTAAACCTGTTTGTAGACCCACCATCACGTTACGGTTTTCGTATGCAGGGAACCAAATTTGACCTTTGATTTCGCCTTTACGAACGAATGGACCTGCTTCCATAAAGGTATGGATTTCGTCACCCGTACGGTCCATGAAGCCTGTATTAATGAAGATGGTACGATCTTTAGCTTGAGCGATACAGTTTTTCAAGTTTACAGATGTTCGACGTTCTTCATCCATAATACCGATTTTTAACGTTTTCGCAGGTAGACCAAGCGCTTGCTCAGCACGTTCAAACAGTTCTACTGCAAATGCAACTTCTTCAGGACCATGCATTTTTGGTTTTACGATGTACATTGAACCTTTACGTGAGTTCTTGATCGTATTTTCACCGCGAATATCTGCAATGGTGAGCAATGGAGTTACTAACGCATCCATGATGCCTTCGTAGATTTCTTCGCCATCAACAAGAATCGCTGGATTCGTCATTAAATGACCAACGTTACGAAGAAGCATCAATGAACGACCGTGAACTTTAGTTTCACCACCTTCAACATTTTTGAAAGTACGGTCTGCATTCAATTTACGAGTCACGGTTTTACCGTTCTTTTCAATTGATTCTTCAAGCGTGCCACGCATCAAGCCTAACCAGTTACGGTAGCCTTCTACTTTCTCTTCAGCATCAACCGCAGCAACAGAATCTTCCAAGTCTTGAATGGTCGTTACAGCAGCTTCAAGAACAACGTCTTTTACGCCAGCTGCGTCTGTTTGACCAATTGCACTTGCTGCATCAATTTGAATGATTGCATGTAGACCATTGTTTTTAAGTACAACTTCAGTCGGTGCAGAAGCTTCGCCGTTATAACCTACAAATTTAGATGCATCTGCAACAGTTGTAGTCGAGCCATCTTTTAAAGTGACAACCAGCGCATTTCCTTCAACAGCATATTTGCTTGCATCCGCATGCGAGCCTGCAGCCAATGGGAAAGTTTCGTCTAGGAAGTTTTTCGCAAATGCGATAACTTTTTCACCACGTTTCGGGTTATAGCCTTTACCTTTTTCTGCACCATCTTCTTCTGAGATCACATCAAAGCCGTAAAGTGCATCGTATAAAGAACCCCAACGTGCGTTTGCCGCATTTAAGCAGTAACGTGCATTACGTACAGGTACAACCAGCTGTGGACCTGCGATCAATGCAATTTCTTCGTCTACATTTTCAGTGGTAATTTGGAAATCTTCTACTTCTGGTAATAAGTAGCCAATTTCAGTCAAGAAAGCTTTGTAAGCTTGTAATTCAAATGTGTTATTGCGGTGCCATTCATCAATTTTGGCTTGAATGTCATCACGCTTAGCCAAAAGTGCTTTATTTTTAGGGCTAAGATCAACAACGACTTGCTCAAAGTTTTTCCAGTATGTGTCACTGTCTAAACCAGAACCTGGTAATGCTTCATTTTCGATAAAATCGTAAAGTTCTTTAGCAATCGCTAACTTGCCTTTTTGAATTCGTGCAGTCATTGTCTTTCCTGATATTGCTACTTTTTATACAAGAGATTCTAGTATACTGATTAAAATCTAGCTGAATAGTACTATCACATTGCTAAATAATGATCATTTTTTATGAAGTGATTACCCTCAATCACCATTCAAACATCACATTTTTTTGCTCTGGATTTATTTATCTGCTAAATACCCTAATGACAGTGTATAAAGTTTTCTAAATGTAGAAATTAGACTTAAGTTCAGAATTTTGAACAATAAATACACATTCTTATCATATTTGTCATTATTGCAGTTCGATTAAGCCATGAAAAAGTTGAAATGTCGATCAACTCAAAAGTCATTTCAATAAAAAACGCTGGTCGATGCCAGCGTTTTCATAATGAGCTTATTCAGCTTCACTCGTTGCTTTCTTTTCAATCTGTCGATGTGCGGAATTCAGATAATCATCTGACTGCATTTCAAGTAAACGTGAACGTGTACGCTCAATTTCAAATGCCAGCTTTTCGCCCTGATAGATATCAATAATATTATCTTCCGAAGTTAAAAGAAGTTTTACACCACGGTCATAAAATTCATCGACAAGGTAAATAAAACGGCGTGTTGCATCATTGACGTAATCGGTTAAGTGCGGAACATTGCTGACCAATACCGTGTTATAGACATTGGCAATCTCAATGAAATCTGCTGGACTACGCGGCTTCAAACATAGTTCTGAGAATTCACACCACAAGACATCTTCAGTATGGGCAATGGTTTCCACAATACGATTATTAATAATAATCGGTTCTTGTGACTGGGTTTGGCTCATAGTTAAAGCACCAAAGCGCTGCGCCATCCAGTTTTTGTGTTCGTGGGTCAGTGGGAACTTAAACAGTTGTGCTTGCTTAAGCACACGTAAACGGTAATCCACACCGGCATCGACATTTAAAATTGTGCAGTTCTGTTTAACCAATTCAATGGTTGGCAAGAAACGATCACGGTGAATACCATTTTTATATAGACCATCTGGCGCTATGTTTGAAGTTGCAACCAAGGTAATGCCGCGTTCGAATAACTTTTGGAATAAATCGCTCAGAATCATCGCATCCGTGACATTTGATACAAAGAATTC
This window of the Acinetobacter sp. NCu2D-2 genome carries:
- a CDS encoding malate synthase G, whose amino-acid sequence is MTARIQKGKLAIAKELYDFIENEALPGSGLDSDTYWKNFEQVVVDLSPKNKALLAKRDDIQAKIDEWHRNNTFELQAYKAFLTEIGYLLPEVEDFQITTENVDEEIALIAGPQLVVPVRNARYCLNAANARWGSLYDALYGFDVISEEDGAEKGKGYNPKRGEKVIAFAKNFLDETFPLAAGSHADASKYAVEGNALVVTLKDGSTTTVADASKFVGYNGEASAPTEVVLKNNGLHAIIQIDAASAIGQTDAAGVKDVVLEAAVTTIQDLEDSVAAVDAEEKVEGYRNWLGLMRGTLEESIEKNGKTVTRKLNADRTFKNVEGGETKVHGRSLMLLRNVGHLMTNPAILVDGEEIYEGIMDALVTPLLTIADIRGENTIKNSRKGSMYIVKPKMHGPEEVAFAVELFERAEQALGLPAKTLKIGIMDEERRTSVNLKNCIAQAKDRTIFINTGFMDRTGDEIHTFMEAGPFVRKGEIKGQIWFPAYENRNVMVGLQTGLRGKAQIGKGMWPKPDMLLDMYNTKAEHPQAGASCAWVPSPTGAVIHAIHYHQTSVSNRQQELLSEEALPLDDLLTPPLAKDTNWTEEEKLKELENNCQGILGYVVRWVDLGVGCSKVPDINNVGLMEDRATLRISSQHVANWLRHGIVTREQVEDVMKRMAKIVDEQNANDQLYTPMAADFDNNIAFQAASDLIFKGGEQPAGYTEPLLHAARLKLKGYTGD
- the zapE gene encoding cell division protein ZapE → MSDINSSHSTAFNPLSPADRYAQALSSGQFMPDDAQAIAVQELNRVWVELIQRFKASKKAFRRFRRQTAPKGVYMWGGVGRGKTWLMDQFFDSIPFRRKTRMHFHHFMQHVHKELNKLSGQRNPLDTVADQIYKEAVVICFDEFFVSNVTDAMILSDLFQKLFERGITLVATSNIAPDGLYKNGIHRDRFLPTIELVKQNCTILNVDAGVDYRLRVLKQAQLFKFPLTHEHKNWMAQRFGALTMSQTQSQEPIIINNRIVETIAHTEDVLWCEFSELCLKPRSPADFIEIANVYNTVLVSNVPHLTDYVNDATRRFIYLVDEFYDRGVKLLLTSEDNIIDIYQGEKLAFEIERTRSRLLEMQSDDYLNSAHRQIEKKATSEAE